The window aattcattaggtcacctgaaccaaatcgggtgtcaaccgtaagaacggtggttgtatagcatggtcgaagacaggaccttgtgccagaccgaaaaactatagggtgatctttgctattgctcctacaaaggatagtaattgcatccgacacgttgtggaccatgaacatctgcatgtcattagacattgcattaacagttgcttgttcaacgctttcctttataaccggagggtagtttaccgaaaggtaatatacggaacaagtatactggacgtgtgctttcctaatacaaggtttgcaagtgggtgacacaaaaccgcaagttttgagctaaaattttcaaatctgaaacccaccaaacccacaaaaacaatttgcaaacaccggtgaagggttattccggaaaacttatctagggtaaaagctagaatgaattttcaaaagatcaaatgttttcataaagatccaatttccttaaggatctaaatttttatagtcatgtgggactgtaaactacatcgttactatcattgtttataccgccgtatcaaaatcactaatgtataaagttcgaagaataaagaagtgattcgtgtgatttaatttcaagttatgtattgcttgaggacaagcaacactcaagtgtggggatatttgatagtgctccaaacgaacatatatttcatagcattatccctcaagaaagacaagcttttagttgcaattgttctatttacaagtgatattcgtttaaataataaaaggtgaagacaaaagacagattcgacgatttgaagacgcaaacgaccaaaaagctcaaaagtacaaagtacaatcaaagtggtttaaattattgatgagaaacgtctcaaaattacaagagtacgagccgcaaaatgaaaaatacaagatattaaattgtacgcaaggacgttcgaaaattcggaaccgggaccaaagtcaactctcaatgctcgacgtaacggaccgaaaattacaagtcaacggagtacaagaatataatataatatataattaattatattatattataaatattataaaaatccagCAGCCCAGGTTTTGAaatctttgtgagctggaaaagcaggccatgcgaccgcatggcctggaagtgcaaaaaccatgcggtcgcatggtgcactgtagtacaagacatcctataaatttcgcgtgttttggccgaatttcatacatctttttcttctcttcatctcacacgtatatatatatatatatatatatatatatatatatatatatatatatatatatatatatatatatatatatatattataattataattttaataataataagggtatgttagcgaatgttgtaagggtttaagtcgaaatcctgtccgtgtaacgctacgctattattaatcattgtaagttatgttcaacctttttaaattaatgtctcgtagctaagctattattatgcttatttaagccgaagtaatcgtgatgttgggctaaatatttaagacagggtaattgggctttgtaccataattggggtttggacaaaagaacgacacttgtggaaattagactatgggctattaatgggctttatatttgtttaattaaatgatagtttgttaatttaatataaagatttataattggacgtacctataaataaccatatacactcgatcggacacgatgggcgggatatttataagtactaataatcgttcatttaaccggacacgggaatggattaatagttaatggacttattaaaacaggggtgaattatatacaaggacacttggtgtaattatagtttaagtccccaattagttggaatatttgacttcggatataaggataatttgacgaggacactcgcactttatatttatgattgatggactgttatggacaaaaaccagatggacatattgaataattcaggacaaaggacaattaacccatggtaataaactaaaatcaatacgtcaaacatcatgattacggaagttcaaataagcataattcctttatttcatatttaattgcacttttaattattgcactttaatttattgtcattttatttatcgcacttttaattatcgcaattttttttatcgttatttactgtacgcttaaaattaagttatatttatttttaatattttacattaggttttaactacgactaaagttttaaaatcgacaaaccggtcattaaacggtaaaaacccccttttataataataataatactacttatatttatatttatatttatataaatatagtttaaaaaatatagcgttaaacttggctagctctctgtggaatgaaccggacttactaaaaactacactactgtacgattagctacactgcctataagtgttgtagcaaagtttaggtatatccattctataaataaataaataacttgtgtaaaattgtatcgtatttaatagtattttgtagcaaatatataactatttcgtatatgcCTCGCACAACACCAATCACCATTGTGTGGATTCCATGGGTGTTCGTGCGAAAGCAATTAAAGAAGCAACTCTTTATTTGATTGCTAAGTGGTCCCTGCTTTTTTAAATCTTAATCATACACCCAACAAAAGATTCATCATTTTGGGGGAGAAATACAAGTTGGTTGATGTTCAGAGATGATTTCTATACACTCAGTATAGGACTCACACTTCAAATAATGACTTCAAAACACTCCGTATTGGACTCTGATTTCAAAGAAAAAGTCAAAGCATTATGAACCCTCTCATTGTAGCCTCTCTCGGCTATTTAGTGGTGAACACGGTGTGCCATATTCGTGTTACTCAAGCTGAACACGGTATACCATATTCATCAAAGTATGTCCAAAGAAGAAGATAGTTAGGCTAATCAGCAATCAACTTCGGAGGTTAAATACTTTTAAGATCATCACAACGGTAACATGATTAATCAACAACTAAGGGAGAGATTGTTAGTATAGCAATTTCAGTAGTTTAGATTTTGTTTCAAAGGGTTGTCTGTTTGGGGGGGAGCTAGACAAAGTAATGCTTAGACAATTGATGACTCTTGTATATGTACGTTGCAAGACTCGAGTTTAAAGAAAGAATTGTTTGATTGGGGGGAGCTAGATATTCAAAGAAGATCCTACATCATATGGGGAGTTATTCGAATCATGCTATATAAACCAATAGCATTCAACGGATATCTAGGGAGGAGATTGTTGTCTAGCAATCGACAAAGGTTGAAGTTGATAAAAGCTAATAGCAATTGATCGAGACTTTGAAAGGAAGATCCCATGTACTTTCAGGGGGAGCTTCTAGATTTTCGACACTTTGCCTCAAGTCAAGCAAATTCTACAAGCTATTCACAACGGATATCTAGGGATGAGATTGTTGTCTAGCAATCGACAAAGGTTGACGTTGATGAAAGCTTCAAGACATATCGCAACTAAGTCAAGGGGGAGGTTACTCGATAGTGATCGACTGTGATGAAGTTGGTGATTTGATAATTTATCCCGCTGTGCACCACTCTGATAAGACCTTTGAAGAATCAAGATGAAGATCAAATCTGGGATTCAAGATTCGACGGCACATACTTAATTTGTATAGGAATTAGTTAGTTAGCTCTATTGATTCCTTTAtgtaattttgtatgtaatttttgCATGTAAACTTGACGGGGAGCAATTTTTGAAACATAATCTATCTCATGGGGGGAGATTGTTGACACCCTAAAACGAGACAGATTATGTTTCTCATCCATGTAATGTGGGTCTTATATATGTGGCTATATATAAGACCCTAATGCTCCATTTGTCAAGTGCTTGCCTCATTTGAGCCCTTGGTATGTAATAAAGATGTTGACCATTTAACTATTCCTCTCAACATTCATACCATGTTCATCAATATTCATACACATTCATGTTTTCGGGACTAACATATATCATCGGCAAGGTAATAACCTTTGGTGTATTGATTACCATTTACATCAAATGGTGCGGATGGAGTTGTTCCCGTCTTTAATGCAATAAAAAGAGGAGACTGATAAAAAACAATTATGTCATTGTTGGAACCTGTCATCCCGAAAAAAGCGTGTCATATCCACAAATCATATGAAGCCACAAAAATTGGTGGTTCGGTAAAGTAATCGTTCCACAATCGTTCTGTAGCTGACTCGCGATCTCTCGTAATGTAACCTCGAACTCTAGGAATACAAGGCACAGACTCGACTTCAAATTCTTCGTCCTTTTCTTGAATAAGTTGGATAATTTGAAGATCCTCCGAATCAGAATCGAATCCAAGTAAAAAGGATGCCATAATTATTTAGACTAGACTGTATAAAAATTGAGAAAAAAGTTGATTTGGTGTgtaaaaaatgagttagaaatgaggtatttatatacaaaaattatatatttaaaaaaaaggtGTAACGACATTATAGCCGTTTGAACAACCGTCTGTACACGTGGACCAACCAGAACTCGCCACCCATAACTGACGTTTTTTTTCCGTCACCATCCTAACTAACGCCCGTTAACTGACGCTCGTTAACTTTCGTCGGTTCCCGTAATGTATAAGTGTTCTTGTATACATAATATAAAAAGCAATCTATTTTTGTGTTTTTAGTAATTTGTTTGGTATTTAACTTAATATTTAATAAGACGAGTTTCAAACATCGCACACTTCTTCATCATTGCTTTCTCTCATTTAACTTTATTCCTCTACAGCTTTTCGAGTGGGAGGTATATCCATCATGCCGTTTGAATAATTTATGATCACATTTTTATGTTCAaaacttttattatttttttcatttttcaatTGTTTTTTTTATAGATATACAATTCTACATGAACACTAAACTTGAACATTAAATCACTACTTCatatattacattttatattttttaaagaaAATTTGATTTATCACCACTCCATGTGCTTAAACACTCTTTAGCTAGCGTTTACATAcagggtgatgatatgtacacaacctaaaattattatgtacacaaccattatgctttacagtattgtacagtacaacactgtaaaacatgatggttgtgtacataacaatttTAGTTTGTGTACATATCACTACCCGAATTGTCAATATCTAAACCGGTAAAAAAAACTAGGTAGGATAATCCGTAACGACAAGAAACTGAAGAAAAGACAGATTTCGTATAATCGCATTAAACAAATATGTCTTGTTGTATGAGATGTGTCCCTCCACGATTTAAAAAATTTAAGAATGGGCCCATTTGAGAGTCCACACTTGTTATGGTGCGCCACAAGTCCATCACCAATTTACCACAAAATTCCCTTCCCATATTAtggattttttttctttctattttttccttttttttattaTCTACTATTTACGACTTATTCAGAGAAAATAAACGTATAGCAACTTCATTTGATGACCACATTAAACAAATGAAGATTAAAGCCAACACATAGAAATAACATGGTGCCGAAAAAGGTGGATGTTTTTGTGTGGAGGGCGGGGCGAGAAAGATTGCCCGTGTTGGTTGAATTAGACAAACGGGGTGTCGATCTTGACTCCGTCCTTTGTCCTCTATGCGGTGAGTTTGTTGAAACGGTTGATCATGCACTTTTCTCTTGTAAGTTGGTCCGGGTAATTTGGGAAAAAATCTTGGCTTGGTGGGGAATTGCTTCGACTAAGGTGAACTTCGATAGTTTGCAAGGTGCGGTCTCATCCTTGAATTGTTCGGGTGCGGGTATTAAAATATGGCAAGGCTTGGTGTGGATAAGTATGTaccttatttggaaaaataggaatCAAATGGTCTTCAAGAAATCGAGTTGGTCTCCTCCGGTCGCCGTAAATGATATCCAAGTAAAAAGCTTCGAGTGGATCGCGATGCGTAACAAATTAAAAAAATCGAGTGACATGATTGGCTCCACAACCCTCATGCGTGTATTTTGTAATTTTGTAATTGTAATTTTCGCGTTGTAATTGTGAGTTGGTGATGTTAGCATAGGATTCTAGCTCGGTATCGTATGTTCAACATCCTTGAGAACTTGATGTATATTTCGcgctttaataatattaatagtattgcagttcaaaaaaaaaaaaaaataaataaagccaATATTCCATAAAGCCATATAGCTGCAAAAAAAAAGCAATGAGGTATCAATTTTTCAGATATAGGTTCCTTACCTACCATTTaagaaaaaaattttgttttcctctcAATTAAAATATTTTGGAATATCAACTTCCATTTGCAGATCACCAGAGGCGGAGCCAGAATTTGACGATAGGGAATGCTTCCTCGACACTTAAAAGAGGCAAACCAAATAAACTAAAAAAATGCCAATTTCCTATGTATAACCTATTTACTTGTTTAATACATATACAGATAAGTACTTTACGAAGCTTTAATAATTATTAAGCAAAAAAAAATGCTACTGTAAAACTTGCCGTATGAAAACTGATATGGTCCATCTAAATGCTTGACAAGTAAACTTATACAATATGTTTTAGTTAATATTACTTCGTATTCAGGTTGGAAGATAGGTAAAAACAATTGGTTTAAATTAATAATTGATGGAGGCTTACTGAAAATAATCTAATATGGGCTATTAATATTTCATTGGAATTAGGTCTATTGAGGGAGGCTAAGCACCCCTTTGTCCCCTCCATGTCTCCGCTAGCAGATCACTGATCACAAGTATTACATGAATTAGAAATGTACTGATAAATAGGCCAAAAACTAAACAATTAAACATTTTTTCTTTTTAAACTGCAGTACGGGATTACTCAAGGAGTAATAAACCACCCACGCTTACAGATATTTTCATATAAGCATCCTACATACAGTGGCAGAATTAgaattttttcaccgggggcaaaaaaaaaaaaaaaaaaaagaaaaaaaaaacgtagcAATTTTTTTAAACAAAATATGGGGGTTTTGGAACAAAAGTTGAAGGGCTTGGGGGCAAAAATTGAAGGTTTTGGTGCAAAAGTTGAAGAATTTTtgataaaatttgaaggtttttgggcaaaatatgtagCTTTTGGGATAAAAAAAATTCCACTAGaggcaaagtcgaaaaattcaaaatttttacactgaaaaaaaaaaatcAGTGAGGACGGGGCCTCTGCCCCAAGTAGTTTAGTCACTGCCTACATATCAAGTGCATttacaataatattttttttaccaaaaataaATGATAATCTTAAGATGCCGCCATGTGACACCGAAAAACTCATAAGGGTTTCAAAATTCTATCAATTGGATTGAAAATGGGC of the Rutidosis leptorrhynchoides isolate AG116_Rl617_1_P2 chromosome 5, CSIRO_AGI_Rlap_v1, whole genome shotgun sequence genome contains:
- the LOC139849923 gene encoding uncharacterized protein, whose amino-acid sequence is MVPKKVDVFVWRAGRERLPVLVELDKRGVDLDSVLCPLCGEFVETVDHALFSCKLVRVIWEKILAWWGIASTKVNFDSLQGAVSSLNCSGAGIKIWQGLVWISMYLIWKNRNQMVFKKSSWSPPVAVNDIQVKSFEWIAMRNKLKKSSDMIGSTTLMRVFCWKIGLLREAKHPFVPSMSPLADH